The window ATCGAGTCGTTCAATCAAAACGTGCCGTATAACCAGTTCACGCTCGAGCAACTCGCCGGCGATCTGCTGCCGAGCACCGGCGATGAAACGCGCGACCTGCGACAAAAAATTGCCAGCGGCTTCAATCGCAACCACATGATCAACTTCGAAGGTGGGGCGATTCCGCAGGAGTATCTCACCGCGTACATCATCGACCGCGTGAACACGACCAGCACCGTTTATCTCGGCCTGACGGTCGGCTGCTCGCAATGTCACGACCACAAGTACGATCCAATCACGCAGAAGGATTTTTATCAGCTGTATGCGTTCTTCAACGCGGTACCGGAGAGCGGCCTTGATGGTTCCAAGGGCAACGCCGCGCCGTTTTTAAAGACGCCTACGAAATTGCAACAAGCCGAGACCGCGCGGATCACGGCGCGGATGCAGGCGATTCAGCAGCAGTTGGCTAGCGAGTTGCCCGCTGCCGATGCGGAGCAAGTGAAGTGGGAAAAGACCGCGGCCAGCGCCGATAATATTGTGAAATGGGATTTCGCTGACCGGGTGGAAGCGAAGAGCCGCGGCGGTGCAAACTTTAAAACGTTGGAAGACAAATCGCTCCTGACGAGCGGACCAAGTGCGGCGACGGAACTGCTCGAGTTCACCTGGTACGCCAGTTCGCCGCTAGTCACTGCCGTTCGCGTCGATGCGTTGGCCGATCCGAGTTTTCCAGCGAAGGGGCCGGGGCGTTCGCAGAATGGCAACTTTGTCCTCACCGGCGTGAAGATCGAAGCCGCCGATGGGAGCGGCGAGTTTGCAACGAAAAAAATCCGCCGCGCATCGGCTGATTTCGAGCAGGATACTTTTCCAATTGCCAATGCCATCGACAGCAAAGCAGGCTCCGGCTGGGCGATTTTTCCGCAGGTCGGCAAAGATCACTTTGCCATTTTTGAATTGGCCGAGCCGATCAAGTCATCAGAAGGGCCGCGCCTGAAAGTAACGCTGCAATTCGATTCGCAATTTGCCCAGCACCAGATGGGCCGCGTGCGAATTTCTTCGACCGAGGCCGAGAAGCCAATCGGCGCCGAAGCGATGCCGGCGAAGATTGCCACGCTGTTGCCCAAGGCGCGCGATGCCCGCAGCGCTGCCGAACAACAAGAGTTGACGACGTACTTCCGGCAGAATGTTTCGGCCTCGCTGCGTCCACTGCGTGATGAACTTGCGGCGCTGAAGTCGCAGCAAACGCAAATCGAAACATCGATTCCGACCACGATGGTGATGCAGGAAGCTCAGCCGCGGCCGACCTATTTGCTGATGCGCGGCCAATACGATAAGCCGGATAAAAATCAGGAGTTGAAGGCCAACGTGCCGGGCTTTCTCTCGCCACTCCCGGCAGATTCGCCGCAGAATCGGCTCGGCCTGGCGAAGTGGTTGATCGATCCGCAGCATCCGTTGATGTCGCGCGTGACGGTCAATCGCTACTGGCAGATGATCTTCGGCACTGGTTTGGTGAAGACCGCGGACGATTTTGGTTCGCAAGGCGAACAGCCGAGCCATCCCGAACTGCTAGATTATCTCGCGACCGATTTCGTCGGCGCCTCATCCTCCGGCGAGACTCGCTGGGATGTGAAACGCCTCGTGCGCGATCTGGTGACTTCGGCTGCTTATTTGCAATCCTCTTCTGCAGCATCTGAGTCGCGCGGTCGCGATCCAGAAAATCGTTTCCTCTCGCGCGGGCCGCGCTTCCGCTTGCAAGCCGAGTTCATTCGCGACCAGGCCCTGTTCGCTGGCGGTCTGCTCGATCGCCGCATCGGCGGCCAAAGTGTTTCGCCCTACCAGCCGGCGGGCTTGTGGGAAGAACTGATGAGCCGCAGCGACAACGACAAATGGACCGCGCAGAAGTACAAGCAAAGCCACGGCGTGGATTTGTATCGCCGGACGATGTACACGTTCTGGAAGCGCACTTGTCCGCCCGCGAGTCTCGCGACGTTCGACGCGCCCGATCGCGAAGTTTGCACCGTGAAGCGCTCGCGGACGAACACGCCGTTGCAAGCGCTGGTGACGCTGAATGATCCGACGTATGTCGAGGCCTCACGGCAATTCGCTGAGCGAATCCTGCGGAGCGGTAAGACGGTTGACGAACGAATTGACTACTTGTTCCGCACTGTGATGACTCGACCGCCGACGGCTGCGGAGATTGCGGTCATCAAGAACCTTTACACCCGGCAACTTGTCCACTTTCAGCAGAACCCCGCTGCAGCGGCGAAGTTGCTGAAAGTGGGAGAAGTATCGTTGGACGAATCGTTGAACGCAGACGAGCTCGCGGCGTGGACCATGACGGCGTCGGCGGTACTGAATACGGATGAAGCGCTGACGAAGGGGTGATGTGGAATTGATTGAATTGTTCCCCTCGCCCCGTCTCGGGGAGAGGGGTTAGGGGTGAGGGGTAGTGCTGCAAAAAGAGTCCCCAATCAGAATCATCGAGTCACCTTCACTCCAAAGATGATGAATAACTCCACTTCCACCCCTCACCCCCAGCCCCTCTCCCCGAAGCGGGGCGAGGGGAGCCAGACAAAAGAGATCGTGACCGAAATGAAATTCAAACGCACCGCCGCTCGCGCGCCAGAAGCGATTCAATTCGCTCGCGATCAGCGCGCGACGGGCAATGAGTTTGTGCAGACCGTTTGGGTGTGGATCCGCAATCGGCAGATTTACCGCCAGAAGTTTCGCCGTGAATATCCAGTGCCTCCCTACACGGCTGACTTTTGCGGCGTCGAATTGAATTTAGTTCTTGAGTTGGATGGCGCTAGCCATGTCACGGAGTCTGGCCGGGAGCACGATCGGATTCGGGACTAAGCTTTCGCGAAGCAAGGTTATCAAGTGCTGCGGATTGCCGGGTACGATGTATTGCGGGAACCAGAAAAGGTTTTCGCCCGGATTGAAGAACAAGTACGAGAGAGAATGAAGGAGTTGGGGTTGAGCTGAGCGATTGCTCTCATACTCCCCTCGCCCCGCCTCGGGGAGAGGGGTCGGGGGTGAGGGGTAGCAATGCGGTAAGACCCGATGATCAATTTGCCTCGACCGAATCATGATCACTCCAAAGATGACGAATCACTGAGCCACCCCCCAGCCCCTCTCTCCCCGAGGTGGGGCGAGGGGAGCTAGAAAAACACAACTCCCATGCAATACATCCCTTCCAATCCGCTGCTCGCCCGTCGTCAGTTTCTCGGTGGAGCTGCTGCCGGTCTCGGCGCTACGGCGCTCGCTGGTTTGCTGAATCCGCAGCTCTTCGGCGCTCCTGGCAAGATTCCCGACAAAGGCAAGCCGCGACTGGGGGCTCTCGCGGCGACGCACTTTGCTCCCAAGGCCAAGCGGATCATTTATCTCGTGATGTCGGGCGGGCCGAGCCACATTGATCTGTTCGATTACAAGCCGCAGCTGAAGCAGCATCAGGGCGAGGAGCTGCCGGCGTCGATCCGCATGGGTCAGCGAATCACTGGCATGACATCGGGGCAGAAGTCATTTCCTTGTGCGTCATCCCTTTTCAAGTTCGAACAGCATGGCAAAAGCGGCACTTGGATGAGCGAGTTGCTGCCGCACATCGGCGGAGTCGTCGATGATATCGCCGTCGTGAAGTCGCTCCACACCGAAGCCATCAATCACGATCCGGCCATCACGTTTGTGCAAACCGGTTCGCAGCAGCCCGGCCGGCCGAGTCTCGGCGCTTGGCTCAGTTACGGTCTCGGAGCCGAGACAGAAAATCTGCCGTCGTTCGTCGTGATGATCTCGCAAGGGAGTGGCAACAAAACAGATCAACCGATTTTCTCGCGGCTATGGGGACCTGGCTTCTTGCCGTCGGAACATCAGGGCGTTCGTTTTCGCAGCGGCGACGATCCGGTGCTCTATCTTTCGAATCCTCCCGGAGTCGATGCGACTGCGCGCCGTGAGATGCTTGACGGCGTGGGGCAACTCAATCAATTGGCGAGCAACGCGATTCAAGATCCGGAGATTCAGACTCGAATCGCGCAGTACGAGATGGCGTATCGCATGCAGTCGTCGGTGCCGGAACTGACCGATCTGTCGAGCGAGAGCAAAGAGACGCTCGAGATGTATGGAGTGGATGACAAGAACGAAGACGGCGGATTCGCTCGCAACTGCCTGCTCGCTCGCCGGATGGCCGAGCGCGGCGTGCGGTTCATTCAGCTGATGCACCGCGGCTGGGACCAGCACAGTTCGCTGCCGGGTCAGATCAAGGGGCAATGCAAAGACGTCGATCGACCGAGCGCGGCGCTCGTCAAGGATCTGAAAGATCGCGGCTTGCTCGACGACACGCTGGTCATCTGGGGCGGTGAATTTGGCCGCACGGTTTACAGTCAAGGAACCCTCACGGCGACAAACTACGGCCGCGATCACCACGGTCGTTGCTACAGCATGTGGCTGGCCGGCGGCGGCATTAAAGGAGGCATCTCCTACGGCGAGACTGATGATTACTGCTACAACATCGTGAAGGACGGCGTGCACGTACACGACCTCAATGCCACCGTGCTCCATTGCCTGGGCCTCGATCACACGCGGCTGACCTACCGTTTTCAAGGCCGAGATTTTCGGCTGACGGATGTGGAAGGGACTGTGGTGAAGGGGCTGTTGTCGTAAACTTAAATCCTCGCGCAGCGCAGCGACGTATTTCTCCCTCGCCCCAGTACTCAGGGGAGAGGGCCGGGGTGAGGGGTAGTGCTGCAATAGTCGCATCCATTGAGGTTCCGCCCCTCACCCTAACCCTCTCCCCGGAGTACCGAGGAGAGGGGATGTTTTTTATCTTCCCATTCAATTCCTACCTGGAGACCAACCCGGAATGCCCGAGCTTGGAGTGAACATCGATCACGTCGCGACCATTCGTCAGGCGCGCAAGACCTATGAACCCGATCCTGTCGCCGCGGCGGTTCTAGCCGAGCTAGCCGGGGCCGATGTGATTACGGTCCATCTGCGCGAGGATCGGCGGCACATTCAGGATCGCGATGTGCGCGTGCTGCGCGAGACGGTGCAGGTCAAGCTCAACCTCGAGTTGTCGGTCACGCCCGAGATCGTCGACATTGCTTGCCAGGTCAAGCCGCAGCAAGCGACCGTCGTGCCGGAGAAGCGTGAAGAAGTGACCACCGAGGGTGGCCTCGATGTGGTCGGCAATTTTGACGCAGTGCGGCGAACGGTGGAGCAGTTGCAAGCGGCAGGTATTTTCGTCAGCCTGTTTCTCGATCCCGATCCGCGGCAAATCGAAGCCGGCAAAAAACTCGGCTGCGAAGCCGTGGAGTTGCACACGGGACAGTATGCACTCACCAGCGGCTTGGCCCGCGAGAAAGAGTTGGCTGCTCTCGTCGCGGCCGGCAAGCAGATTCGCGAGCTGGGGATGCTGTTGCACGCAGGGCATGGTTTGAATTATCAAAGCGTGATTCCCGTCGCGCGAATTCCGGAAATGCGCGAGCTGAACATCGGCCACAGCATTGTTTCGCGGGCGGTGCTCGTTGGGCTCGAACGGGCCGTGCGAGAAATGAAGGAATTGGTTCGCTAGTTCGTGTTTGTTCGTTTTGAAGTAGAAAGTCGCCAGTGTCGAACTCTCCCCAACCCGCCTTGCAAGAAATTGTCTGCTGCATGGGTCAGCCGGTGGCCGGCAACCCAACGCAGTTCATGATGGAGCGAGCCTTCGCCGCGGCGGGGCTCGACGACTGGCGATATCTCACGCTCGAAGTTCCCGCCACGAATCTGACGAACGCCATCCTCGGTTTGCGAGCGATGGGTTTTTGCGGCGCGAACTTTACCATCCCGCACAAGGTTGCGGCCATTCCGCTGCTCGACGGCTTGAGCCCCGCTGCCGAACTGATGGGCGCGGTCAACTGCGTGAAGCGCGACGGCGATAAGTTGCTTGGCGAAAATACCGACGGCAAAGGCTTTGTGGAATCGCTCCGGACAGTGCTCGACCCAGCCGGCAAAAAATTTGTCGTGCTCGGCGCTGGTGGTGCTGCGCGTGCGATCGCCGTGGAGTTGGGTTTGAGTGGCGCCGCGGACATCACGATCGTCAATCGTTCGGAAACTCGTGGCCAGGAACTCGTCACCCTGCTAACCGACCGCGTGAAGATCAGCAGCCACCTCGTGCAATGGAAGGGCGACTATGAAGTTCCCGCCGATTGCGATGTGCTGATCAATGCGACGTCGATCGGCCTCGGTGATGCACAAGCCCGTGTCGCCGTGGATGGGAATTCGCTCCGCAAAGAACTCGTCGTCGCCGACGTCATTTTCAATCCGCCGCGGACACGCCTGATTCGCGATGCCGAGCAGCGCGGCTGCCGCACGCTCGATGGTCTCGGCATGCTCGTCAACCAAGCCGTCATCGGCTTTAAGATCTGGACCGGCGTCGATGCCGATGCGAATGTGATGCGCGAGGCGCTCGAAGAGTTTTTGAATATCTAAAGTGATTGCAGATGGCAGATTGATTTAAGCAATGCCGAACGGCGGGACGTATTTCACTTGGCCTCGGACGTCTTTCAGAGCGCCTGGCAACAGTTCGAGCGCCATCCAGTGCGGGCCCGGAAACGGCGAGATCAGCGATTCTGCGAGTTGCGCTGAAAAGCCGAAGCGCGGATAGTAATGTTCGTGACCAAGGACGACGACGATCGATTCGCCGCGGTCCTTCAGTTGCAGCAGTCCGGTGCGCATGAGTTGCGAACCAATGCCGCTTCGTTGTCTGTCGGGCGAAACCGCGATGGGGGCGAGCGCGACGGCATTCCAGGTTTGATCGACGCCTTCGATCAGCAGTCGCGTGAAAAGGAGGTGACCAGCAATCTCCTTTCCGCGCACTGCAACTAGCGAGAGCAGATTGAATCCGCCGTCGCGCAGCGAGCGAACGAGCAGCATTTCTTCGTCCTGGCCAAACGCGGCGCGAACCAGGGCGTCGATGGCGGCGCTATCGCCGGGCTGTTCGGCGCGGATATCATAAGCGGCCGGAGTTGCTCGCTGGCTTGCAGTCATGAGGTGCTTCCATGAAACGGGCGATATTTTTGACCATGGCGGTTCTGGTTTGTGTTGTGCGAGCAGCAATCGCGCAGCAAAATCCGACACCTGCCGAAGTCGAGCAGACACTGGTGAAAGTCGTCAGGTTCGCGCACGAAAAAGTCGCGCGAAACGGCGGCTATGTTTATTTGACCAGTTCCGATCTTACTCTGCGTGAAGCCGAGGGAATCCCCGGGCCTGATACGGTGTGGGTTCAGCCGCCCGGCACACCGGCCGTCGGCGCCGCGCTGCTGCGGGCTTATCAGGCCACCGGCAACGAGGAGATCCGCCAGGCCGCGTATGCCTCGGCGCTCTGCCTCACGCGCGGGCAGTTGCATTCCGGCGGCTGGTATTACCAGATTCATTTTGATGCCGACGAGCGGGCCAAGTGGTCGTATCGCCGCGATCTCGCTGGCAAGGCAATTCCAGATCCCACGCCGCTAGCCACACGTCAGTCGACCGGCGGTTGGGCCGATTGGAAACAGCGGAAGGTGAAAGGAAATCAGACGACCTACGACGACGATGTAACTCAGTCGGCGATTCGCTTGCTTGTCGAATGGGACGGCGAATTGCAATTTAAGGACGCCGAGATTCACGATGCGGCGATCTACAGCCTGCAGTCGCTCATCGGCGCGCAGTATCTCAGCGGCGGGTGGTCGAGTTCCTGGGATCGCTTTCCGGAAAAATCGCCGAGCTTGAAGCTGTATCCGATCAAGCAGGCTTCGTTTCCTGAGTCGGTCTCGCAAACCTGGCCGAAAGATTTCACCGGTTGTTATGTGCTCAACGATAGCCAGATGTCGAATTGCATCGACACGCTGCTGCTCGCCTGGCGGACGTACAAAGATGAAAAGTATCTGGCCGCGGCGAAAAAGGCTGGCGACTTTTTGATTCTCGCACAGTTGCCTGAACCGCAGGCGAGTTGGGCCCAGCAGTACGATGCGCAGATGCAGCCTTGCTGGTGCCGAGCATTCGAACCGCCAGCCGTGACCGGTGGCGAATCGCAGAAGATCGTCTTGTCGCTCATCGCGATCTACGAAGCGACACAGGACAAAAAATATCTCGCGCCGATTCCGGCAGCTCTCGCCTGGTTCAAGCGATCGGAACTCCCTGGCGGGAAGCTGGCGCGGTTTTATGAAGTGAAGACCAATCGGCCGATCTATTTCGAACGCGGCCCCGGCGGCAAGGGGCATGTCTGGACCTACAGCGACCAGAATATCGCCGATGGCTATGGTTATATCGTCAGCTCGAATCTCGAATCACTCGAGAAGAAATATCAGGACGCTCTCGCCGGCAAGTCGCTCGTAAAAAGGCCTGGCGGTAGCGGGCCATCGGCAACTCGTGTGCAGGAAATCATCGCCGCGCTCGACGACCGCGGCGCGTGGCTCGAAAAGGGAACGATCCGCGATGCCGCTGGGAAAAAGGTTGATCCAGCGGGCGGAATTATCAAGAGCGAGACGTTTATCAAGAACTTGGACGTGCTGACCGCCTTTGTGCGGTCGGCAAAGAGCAAGTAAATTGCTGAGTT is drawn from Anatilimnocola floriformis and contains these coding sequences:
- a CDS encoding PSD1 and planctomycete cytochrome C domain-containing protein, producing the protein MKLPTVGIALALLLTALVAARGQQKIDYNRQIKPILSDRCYRCHGPDAGERKGGFRLDQRDSAVGAAESGGKPIVPGKPEESELLKRIHETDAELVMPPPSLNKKLSADEKKLLRDWIAAGADFQQHWAFVTPKKPALPVVKDASAVRNPIDLFLQAKREQLGMTSTQFAPKDVLLRRLSFDLIGLPPTIAEVDAFLANRSPDAYEQQVDRLLSSPYYGERLAVDWLDASRFADTHGFHIDSGRDMTRWREYVIESFNQNVPYNQFTLEQLAGDLLPSTGDETRDLRQKIASGFNRNHMINFEGGAIPQEYLTAYIIDRVNTTSTVYLGLTVGCSQCHDHKYDPITQKDFYQLYAFFNAVPESGLDGSKGNAAPFLKTPTKLQQAETARITARMQAIQQQLASELPAADAEQVKWEKTAASADNIVKWDFADRVEAKSRGGANFKTLEDKSLLTSGPSAATELLEFTWYASSPLVTAVRVDALADPSFPAKGPGRSQNGNFVLTGVKIEAADGSGEFATKKIRRASADFEQDTFPIANAIDSKAGSGWAIFPQVGKDHFAIFELAEPIKSSEGPRLKVTLQFDSQFAQHQMGRVRISSTEAEKPIGAEAMPAKIATLLPKARDARSAAEQQELTTYFRQNVSASLRPLRDELAALKSQQTQIETSIPTTMVMQEAQPRPTYLLMRGQYDKPDKNQELKANVPGFLSPLPADSPQNRLGLAKWLIDPQHPLMSRVTVNRYWQMIFGTGLVKTADDFGSQGEQPSHPELLDYLATDFVGASSSGETRWDVKRLVRDLVTSAAYLQSSSAASESRGRDPENRFLSRGPRFRLQAEFIRDQALFAGGLLDRRIGGQSVSPYQPAGLWEELMSRSDNDKWTAQKYKQSHGVDLYRRTMYTFWKRTCPPASLATFDAPDREVCTVKRSRTNTPLQALVTLNDPTYVEASRQFAERILRSGKTVDERIDYLFRTVMTRPPTAAEIAVIKNLYTRQLVHFQQNPAAAAKLLKVGEVSLDESLNADELAAWTMTASAVLNTDEALTKG
- a CDS encoding DUF559 domain-containing protein, producing the protein MKFKRTAARAPEAIQFARDQRATGNEFVQTVWVWIRNRQIYRQKFRREYPVPPYTADFCGVELNLVLELDGASHVTESGREHDRIRD
- a CDS encoding DUF1501 domain-containing protein, giving the protein MQYIPSNPLLARRQFLGGAAAGLGATALAGLLNPQLFGAPGKIPDKGKPRLGALAATHFAPKAKRIIYLVMSGGPSHIDLFDYKPQLKQHQGEELPASIRMGQRITGMTSGQKSFPCASSLFKFEQHGKSGTWMSELLPHIGGVVDDIAVVKSLHTEAINHDPAITFVQTGSQQPGRPSLGAWLSYGLGAETENLPSFVVMISQGSGNKTDQPIFSRLWGPGFLPSEHQGVRFRSGDDPVLYLSNPPGVDATARREMLDGVGQLNQLASNAIQDPEIQTRIAQYEMAYRMQSSVPELTDLSSESKETLEMYGVDDKNEDGGFARNCLLARRMAERGVRFIQLMHRGWDQHSSLPGQIKGQCKDVDRPSAALVKDLKDRGLLDDTLVIWGGEFGRTVYSQGTLTATNYGRDHHGRCYSMWLAGGGIKGGISYGETDDYCYNIVKDGVHVHDLNATVLHCLGLDHTRLTYRFQGRDFRLTDVEGTVVKGLLS
- a CDS encoding pyridoxine 5'-phosphate synthase, giving the protein MPELGVNIDHVATIRQARKTYEPDPVAAAVLAELAGADVITVHLREDRRHIQDRDVRVLRETVQVKLNLELSVTPEIVDIACQVKPQQATVVPEKREEVTTEGGLDVVGNFDAVRRTVEQLQAAGIFVSLFLDPDPRQIEAGKKLGCEAVELHTGQYALTSGLAREKELAALVAAGKQIRELGMLLHAGHGLNYQSVIPVARIPEMRELNIGHSIVSRAVLVGLERAVREMKELVR
- the aroE gene encoding shikimate dehydrogenase, with the translated sequence MSNSPQPALQEIVCCMGQPVAGNPTQFMMERAFAAAGLDDWRYLTLEVPATNLTNAILGLRAMGFCGANFTIPHKVAAIPLLDGLSPAAELMGAVNCVKRDGDKLLGENTDGKGFVESLRTVLDPAGKKFVVLGAGGAARAIAVELGLSGAADITIVNRSETRGQELVTLLTDRVKISSHLVQWKGDYEVPADCDVLINATSIGLGDAQARVAVDGNSLRKELVVADVIFNPPRTRLIRDAEQRGCRTLDGLGMLVNQAVIGFKIWTGVDADANVMREALEEFLNI
- a CDS encoding GNAT family N-acetyltransferase translates to MTASQRATPAAYDIRAEQPGDSAAIDALVRAAFGQDEEMLLVRSLRDGGFNLLSLVAVRGKEIAGHLLFTRLLIEGVDQTWNAVALAPIAVSPDRQRSGIGSQLMRTGLLQLKDRGESIVVVLGHEHYYPRFGFSAQLAESLISPFPGPHWMALELLPGALKDVRGQVKYVPPFGIA
- a CDS encoding pectate lyase, whose protein sequence is MKRAIFLTMAVLVCVVRAAIAQQNPTPAEVEQTLVKVVRFAHEKVARNGGYVYLTSSDLTLREAEGIPGPDTVWVQPPGTPAVGAALLRAYQATGNEEIRQAAYASALCLTRGQLHSGGWYYQIHFDADERAKWSYRRDLAGKAIPDPTPLATRQSTGGWADWKQRKVKGNQTTYDDDVTQSAIRLLVEWDGELQFKDAEIHDAAIYSLQSLIGAQYLSGGWSSSWDRFPEKSPSLKLYPIKQASFPESVSQTWPKDFTGCYVLNDSQMSNCIDTLLLAWRTYKDEKYLAAAKKAGDFLILAQLPEPQASWAQQYDAQMQPCWCRAFEPPAVTGGESQKIVLSLIAIYEATQDKKYLAPIPAALAWFKRSELPGGKLARFYEVKTNRPIYFERGPGGKGHVWTYSDQNIADGYGYIVSSNLESLEKKYQDALAGKSLVKRPGGSGPSATRVQEIIAALDDRGAWLEKGTIRDAAGKKVDPAGGIIKSETFIKNLDVLTAFVRSAKSK